The window GGGCTGTCTTCTTTTCGATATCGATAATCCTCATCATTGTACAGTGTACGGAGGCAGGGCTTTGATTTGCCGCTTATTCGGATATTCAGGCGATAGGGGAAAGGATTTTACGGTACGCTGGCGTCCATGTAAATACTTGGTTTCGCTTGATAAAGAAGGTTCAAATTTAAAACAATATTCACAAAGCGATTTACTTGAGACTTTCGGTATGTTGCCTCCGGTAATGAGCGATTTTACTTCACGTATTTTGTGTTTTATGACGGAAGGTTCTTCGGAAGCCAGACCTATCAGGGACGCTCTTAGAGCGGCGATTGCGAAAATTCTTATGCTTGAAAGATATGCAACGAACTCCGATTTTGAACCGGATACTGACCCTGAAACGCCTCCTTTGGCCTCATAAAAAGGCGGTTTTATAAGTTTAATTTTAAATCGCCGTCTTTAATCCAATTCAATTTGCGTAAAATTGCGGTAAAAATTGCGGTTAAAACGGCGGGGGCTATAAAATGCAAAAGTAAAATCGAAAGATAAATTGTAAACCCCGTTTTTCCTTTATCCGCCATTGCGGTAATAGTTCCTATTTGTCCTACGAATCCGCAAGTTCCCATACCCGAACCCAACGGAATATTTTCGAGTTTAAAAAGCATTGTCGCGGCGGGGCCTAAGACTGCGGCGGTCAGCGTCGGAGGAATCCAAATTCGCGGGTTTTTTATAATATTAGGCATTTGGAGCATACTTGTTCCTATTCCTATTGCAAAAGAGCCTCCTATCCCGTTATCGCGGAGACTCATTACGGCAAAACCTATCATTTGGGAGGCGCAGCCCGCCGTTGCAGCTCCGCCTGCAATCCCGGAAAGAGATAACATCATACAGATTGCCGCGCTGCTTATAGGAAGCGTTAAAATAATTCCGACTAAAACCGAAACCGAAATCCCCATAAAAAAGGGCTGTAATTCCGTTGCATTTACAATTAAGATTCCTATCCGGTTCATAAATGCCGACACTCCGGGGCCTGCAAGTACCGAAACGGCAACTCCGGAAAGAATTGTAATTGCGGGAGTTACTATTAAATCTATTTTCGTTTCGCGGGATACGGCCTTTCCCAATTCCGTGCTTATAATTACTGCAAGGAAGGCTCCCACGGGACCGCCGAATTTGTTTCCGGCGAAGCCCACAATTGAGGCGGAAAAAAGAACAAAGGTATGAGCCTTTAAAGCATGGGCTATCGCAATACCTATTGCAGCTCCCGTCATATCTCTGCAAACAGGCCATACCGTTTCGGTTAAAAATTTAATATTAAAGTATAAACCTATACTGTTTAAAATTGTTCCGACAAGGAGCGAAGAAAAGAGGCCCATAGCCATAGCACCCATAGCATCTATAAAATAGATACGTGCGGAAATATCTATATTTTTTTTTGATAAAAAGGCTTGAAGTTTTCGATTCATTTTGTAAATTTTTACCGCTTGTTATTCCGGATTTTTTAAAAACGTGATAATCCCCTATATAAACTCTTTACGTGACTTTTTAAAATCAGGTAAAAGACTGAAATTCGATAAGTCTATATAGCCAAGGATTTTTTAATGGAGAATAGGGGAATCGAACCCCTGACCTATTGATTGCGAACCAATCGCTCTACCATCTGAGCTAATTCCCCGCTCGACTTGCGAATGTTACAATAAAATTAAAAAAAAATCAAGCGGTATCTTGAAATTTTCTCGGTTTTGCCATAAACTTATTGTTATGAAAAGATATTATGTCTTATTTTTTGCAGGACTTTCATTTTTTTTGTTCAGCTCGTGTAAAAGCTTACCTGAAGCCGCTTCTTATAAACCGGTTAAATCAAAGGCGGATAACGGCATAAAACCTTTGCCCGACTCTGCCGCTAAAGAGCATTTAACGGAAAGGATTTGGATTCTTGCAGGTTTAAAAATGGAAGATAATTTTTTCGGGCTTGATGCGAATATGCGCACGGCAAAAATTAACTTTTTACCTAACGGAGAATTTGAAGCTACGAGCGGAATCAGCGCTTATTACGGGATATGGAAAAAAAGAGGAAAAACGGAAGGTAACAAGTATAATTTTACGATAGAAATAAATTCCGTTAAGACTATAGATACTTTAAATACTATAGGAAAACCTTTTGATGAGGCTTTTCGAAAAAATTTAAAAGACATTGTTTTAATGGAAATCGATGAAGCTTCGATTAAATTATACTCAAAAGAAGGTTCTCTTCTTTTACATTTTGTAAAGATTTAATTTATGCGTCAAAACAAGGGTTTTGACCCGAAAATCCCGAAAAAGTAAAAAAACGGCTGACCCCGACAAATAAAATACCGGAGTGTAGCCGTTTTATTTTTTGATTTTTCTCAAAAACTTACCCTTGCGTTAAGGCCCTTTTATTTCTTTCCTCCAAGAACTTTTTCTCGGAAAAGTGAATTATTCTTTTTCAATTCATCAAAAGTATCGAAAGAAATTACTTTTCCGTCATCTATGAACAGAACTCGGTCGGAGGAACGGACGGATGATACTCTATGCGCTATAAAAAGTAACAATTTATTATGAAAGGAATTTTTAATTGCCAAGTTCAGCTTTTCTTCATTTTCGGAGTCCAATGCGGACTGTGCTTCGTCAAAAATAATAAAAGAAGCTCCTTTTAAAATGGCTCTTGCAATGGAAATTCGCTGCTTTTGACCGCCTGAAAGTTTTAATGCTCTCTCTCCGACCTCAGAATCATATCCGCTCGGCATTTCCATAATAAAATCATGTGCTTGGGCTATTTTAGCCGCGGAAATAACTTCCCCCATAGTCGCCTCCGGGTTACCCATACGAATATTTTCAGCAACAGTCCCTTTAAACAGATAGGTTTCCTGTGTTACAACGGCAACGGCGCTTCTCCATGAATCCAAAGTAAACTCCCGAATGTCTCTTCCGTTCACCAAAATTCTTCCTTCAATAGGGTCCGCATATCGCTGAAGCAAATGAACTATAGTCGATTTTCCGGCTCCGGATTCTCCCGATAAAGCTATTTTTTTATTTTTCTCCAAAGTAAAATTCATCTTTTTAATTTGATTGTCGGAAGAGCCGGGATAAGAGTACACAACATTTTCAAATTGAACGGTTTCAATTTTTCCGTCAAATTTTTCTTTGCCGCAGTCTTCGACTTGAATAGGTAAATTTAACAGATGAAAAACTCTACTTGCGGCGGCAAATACACTCGAAAACTGAGTTGACATGGAAATAAATTTGGAAAAAACAACAAAAAGACTTCCCGACATCGCCAATATCACGGGAATCCATTTAACATCTAAAGATTCACTGCGGTAAAGTTTATTTGCAATCAGTAACATGGTGATATTCATCAATGCCATAATCGACATTACATAAACCCATTCATGAGACCTTCTTTGAGCATCTTTCCGTTTTGTTTCATCATAGGTACGAACGGTTCGGAAAAGATTTGTTTTGTACTGTTTTAATAAATTAAAGCTCATAATTTCCCGCAGTCCCTGTATTCCGTCAATTACCGCATTGGACAACTTACCGTAAGATTCACGAATATTTTTTCCGTCTTCCTGTGATTTTCGGTTAAATAAAAACGGACAGAGTAAATACAAAACAATCCATAAGAATGAATTGACGGCAATCCAATAATGAATATAAAAAAAGAATATTTCCAATGAAAGAAACATAAGAATACACGCCACATAAATATTGACGGTATGGGCATAAAACCATTCTATCAAATTCATATCATTTGAAGCGATACTTGTGATTTCCGAGCTCATCATCGGGTTGGAAAACGACGGAAGCGCTTTTTCCAAACGGCAATACATTTCATACCTCATTTCGTAAAGCAGGCGATAAGCAATATCATGTTCCGTCCACATATTCAAATATCCGAAAATACTGTGCAGCACCGTAAAAAAAATCAGCAGCATAAATATCAAAGGATAATTCGTTTCCGCTCCGCGAAAAATATTTCCGACAACAAAAGAAACCAAAAAAACGTTGATAATAGGCAAAACTTCATAAATGCAGCATATCACACAATTTAGGACCATATATTTTCGAATTCTTTTAAGATATCTTATCAGATTTAAAAATGTGTGCAATCTATTTTGTTTCATAAAGTCCTCCTTGCTGACTCTCCGCCATATTTTTAAACTCAGGACATGAGTTGAGCAATTCCTCATACGTTCCCTCGGCGATAATCTCTCCGTTTTTTAATATATGACAACAATCCGCATTTTTTATTGTACTTAATCTGTGGGCAATAATAAGTGTCGTCTTCCCTCGAACCAAGCGTTCCATGCTTTCCTGAATTGCTTGCTGATTTTTTTCATCTAAGTTGGAAGTGGCTTCATCTAAAATCAACAACTCCGCATTTTTTAAAAAACAGCGGGCAATTGCAACGCGCTGTTTCTCTCCGCCGGAAAGTACATTTCCATTCTCGCCTAAAGAACTGTCCAATCCTTGTGGGAGCTTGGCAACAACTTCCGAAAGATTGGATAATTGAACGGCTTCCATTAAATCCCGTTCCGTCGCATCGGCTTTTGCGAACAATAAATTTTCTCGAAGAGTTCCGTGAAAAATATACGGATGTTGCCAAACGGCACCGATTTTATCACGCCACATATCCACTGTGCTTTCGGACAAACCTACACCTAAAAATTCGACACTCCCTTCCGTGTAAGGATACAATCCTGCAATGACGGAGGCGAGCGTGGATTTTCCGTCTCCTGATTTTCCTATTAAGGCATGAATTTTTCCTGCTTCCACTTCCAATTCAATATTTTTCAATATCGATTGTCCTTCATAATATGAAAAGGACAGATTTTTAACCTTTAAACATTCTTTTTGATGAGCCGTAAAAGCGGTTCTCCAATGTGATTTTTTTTCTTCAAAAAAAGATTGAAGAGCCGCTGAAGCGGTTAAACCGTGATATCCCAAGTGCCATGCATTCATCAAAGCGTAAACGGGAGAAAAACAGCTGCGAATTAAAAATAAAATAACGACAACATCCTGTATGTTTAAAACGCCTTTTAATGATAAGTAAGCGGAGTATGCAATGGAAATGATGGAACCCAAATTTGCCGACATTTCAAACAAAAAATTTTCAACGGTGGTAATTTTCATGTTATTCATTGTTTTTTTATGAATTTTTTTTGAAATATCTTTCATGCGTTGTTTTCTGATTTCACAAGCTTTTAAGTTTTTTAAAGTTTCCATTCCTTGAATATTATCCAAAAACTCGGCGCTGAATTGTTCATATTCTTTCCATACATCTACACCCGTACTCCATAAGTATTTATATGTAAGTGAGGGGACGAAAAGTACTCCCAAAATTCCCAACAGAGCAATTACGGCAACCGAAAAATTAAAATAGGCGATGTAAACCGTACAGCCTATCGAAACAAAAAATACATTAAGTAAATTCGGAATATAAATGGAATAATAATAAGCTAAAGCCTCGATGCGGTCCAAAAAAATCAAATTTAATTTCCCGGTTCTTTCTTCATTCAAATGTTGTAAACCCAAAGAATACAAATGGTCATAGGCGCGGCCTCTTAAATTTTCTTTAATATTCGATTCCGTTTTGACCGTAAAATAATTAATGGAATACTTTAATAAAATTTGCGAAACAAGGGTAAAGAAAAAAAATACGGCATAATACCGAACATCCGTTGTTTTTAAAATAATACCGTTAATCATTTTTGAAATCATAAATGCCTGACAAATAGAAGCTATTCCGAATAAAAAAGTCAAAATCGACAAAAGAAACATTTCTTTTTTTATCCGCCAAACCAGCCGCAACAAAATTATGTTAATTAACATTCTTTTCTCCTAATTTAAATGGAGCCGTGAATCAGCACCCGATACTTTCCGTTATTTGTTTTTATAATGTCTCCGTCAACATGAAAAATTTCGTGTAAGAGCTCGGAATCCATTACCTGATTAAAAAAGCCTTTTTTCACCACCTGTCCTTCATTTAAAACATAAAGATAGTCGCAGTATTCCAAAGCAATGCTCAAGTCATGAAAAACAGCCAAAACCGTCTTTCCAAGGTTTTTAATCAACTTCATCAAATGCCATTGATAATATACATCTAAATGATTGGTAGGTTCGTCCAAAATAAAGACTTCCGTATCCTGAACCAGCGACCTTGCCATCAAAATCCTCTGCTTTTCCCCGCCTGAGAGTGTCGAAAACAATCGATTTTTCACCTTCTCCATTCCGACATATTTTAATGCGTCAACCGCCAAATCCATATCCTCTCGGTTATTTCCTTCATATATTTTCTTATGCGGAGCTCGTCCCATCAGCACCATTTCCAAATTGGTGTAATCAAATGCCAATTCATTTTCCTGTTTCATGACAGTCATAAATCGCGCAGTTTCTTGAATGCTCATTCTGTTAATATCTTTTCCGTTAATGAAAACGGTCTTATTTACTACAGGCAGTACTCGATATATATGCTTTAACAAAGAAGTTTTTCCGCTCCCGTTAGGTCCTATGATACCTACAAACTGTCCCTCGGATATGCTTATATTGACGGAATTTAAAATCCGGCGATTGTTCAATTCATAATTCAAATTTGAGACGCGTATTCTCTCCATATCAAATACTCCCGGTTCTTTTTTTTCTAATAATCAAGTAAATAAAGAACGGCCCTCCAAAAAATGCCGAAAAAATACCGACTGCAATTTCTTTCGGAGCAAGTAATGTTCGGGATAAAATATCCATACATGCTAAAAAAATACCGCCTACAATAAAAGACATAATAAACAAGCGTCGATTGTTCGAGCCGAATATCATTCTCGTTGTATGCGGAATAATAAAACCGATAAAACCGATTAAACCGCTGGCGGAAATAATCGTTCCTATCAATATGGATATAAAAACAATAATGATTTTCTTTAACCGATTGGTGTCTATTCCAAGCGTTACGGCAGTTTCTTCACCCAAGGAAAATAAATCGAACTGACCGCCTGCAATGCTGAACACAATCATACTCAAAAAAGAAACAATGACCGGAAGCAGGATATTATGCCACCTCGCTGCGGATAAGGTTCCCCACATCCACATGGCCGCACTTTCCATAATAAATGCGTTCGGAAGCATGGTAATAATCAA is drawn from Treponema pedis and contains these coding sequences:
- a CDS encoding YkgJ family cysteine cluster protein, coding for MIKEVHSFKDTKTASMILLLDQVYKEIEEAEAEWQKACPVRCIDGCGMCCVHFEPEIYEVEALYLAAWLLYHQRERALQILEGNFKENVLDKEKGCLLFDIDNPHHCTVYGGRALICRLFGYSGDRGKDFTVRWRPCKYLVSLDKEGSNLKQYSQSDLLETFGMLPPVMSDFTSRILCFMTEGSSEARPIRDALRAAIAKILMLERYATNSDFEPDTDPETPPLAS
- a CDS encoding PTS transporter subunit IIC; translation: MNRKLQAFLSKKNIDISARIYFIDAMGAMAMGLFSSLLVGTILNSIGLYFNIKFLTETVWPVCRDMTGAAIGIAIAHALKAHTFVLFSASIVGFAGNKFGGPVGAFLAVIISTELGKAVSRETKIDLIVTPAITILSGVAVSVLAGPGVSAFMNRIGILIVNATELQPFFMGISVSVLVGIILTLPISSAAICMMLSLSGIAGGAATAGCASQMIGFAVMSLRDNGIGGSFAIGIGTSMLQMPNIIKNPRIWIPPTLTAAVLGPAATMLFKLENIPLGSGMGTCGFVGQIGTITAMADKGKTGFTIYLSILLLHFIAPAVLTAIFTAILRKLNWIKDGDLKLNL
- a CDS encoding ABC transporter ATP-binding protein; translation: MKQNRLHTFLNLIRYLKRIRKYMVLNCVICCIYEVLPIINVFLVSFVVGNIFRGAETNYPLIFMLLIFFTVLHSIFGYLNMWTEHDIAYRLLYEMRYEMYCRLEKALPSFSNPMMSSEITSIASNDMNLIEWFYAHTVNIYVACILMFLSLEIFFFYIHYWIAVNSFLWIVLYLLCPFLFNRKSQEDGKNIRESYGKLSNAVIDGIQGLREIMSFNLLKQYKTNLFRTVRTYDETKRKDAQRRSHEWVYVMSIMALMNITMLLIANKLYRSESLDVKWIPVILAMSGSLFVVFSKFISMSTQFSSVFAAASRVFHLLNLPIQVEDCGKEKFDGKIETVQFENVVYSYPGSSDNQIKKMNFTLEKNKKIALSGESGAGKSTIVHLLQRYADPIEGRILVNGRDIREFTLDSWRSAVAVVTQETYLFKGTVAENIRMGNPEATMGEVISAAKIAQAHDFIMEMPSGYDSEVGERALKLSGGQKQRISIARAILKGASFIIFDEAQSALDSENEEKLNLAIKNSFHNKLLLFIAHRVSSVRSSDRVLFIDDGKVISFDTFDELKKNNSLFREKVLGGKK
- a CDS encoding ABC transporter ATP-binding protein, encoding MLINIILLRLVWRIKKEMFLLSILTFLFGIASICQAFMISKMINGIILKTTDVRYYAVFFFFTLVSQILLKYSINYFTVKTESNIKENLRGRAYDHLYSLGLQHLNEERTGKLNLIFLDRIEALAYYYSIYIPNLLNVFFVSIGCTVYIAYFNFSVAVIALLGILGVLFVPSLTYKYLWSTGVDVWKEYEQFSAEFLDNIQGMETLKNLKACEIRKQRMKDISKKIHKKTMNNMKITTVENFLFEMSANLGSIISIAYSAYLSLKGVLNIQDVVVILFLIRSCFSPVYALMNAWHLGYHGLTASAALQSFFEEKKSHWRTAFTAHQKECLKVKNLSFSYYEGQSILKNIELEVEAGKIHALIGKSGDGKSTLASVIAGLYPYTEGSVEFLGVGLSESTVDMWRDKIGAVWQHPYIFHGTLRENLLFAKADATERDLMEAVQLSNLSEVVAKLPQGLDSSLGENGNVLSGGEKQRVAIARCFLKNAELLILDEATSNLDEKNQQAIQESMERLVRGKTTLIIAHRLSTIKNADCCHILKNGEIIAEGTYEELLNSCPEFKNMAESQQGGLYETK
- a CDS encoding ABC transporter ATP-binding protein; translation: MERIRVSNLNYELNNRRILNSVNISISEGQFVGIIGPNGSGKTSLLKHIYRVLPVVNKTVFINGKDINRMSIQETARFMTVMKQENELAFDYTNLEMVLMGRAPHKKIYEGNNREDMDLAVDALKYVGMEKVKNRLFSTLSGGEKQRILMARSLVQDTEVFILDEPTNHLDVYYQWHLMKLIKNLGKTVLAVFHDLSIALEYCDYLYVLNEGQVVKKGFFNQVMDSELLHEIFHVDGDIIKTNNGKYRVLIHGSI